From one Labeo rohita strain BAU-BD-2019 chromosome 8, IGBB_LRoh.1.0, whole genome shotgun sequence genomic stretch:
- the rer1 gene encoding protein RER1 isoform X2, with the protein MPEGDSAGESIHGKPSAIGNFFKRLGQIYQSWLDKSTPFSAVRWAATLILTAIYMIRVYILQGWYIVTYALGIYHLNLFIAFLSPKVDPSLLDDPDEGPALPTKQNEEFRPFIRRLPEFKFWHSATKGIVIAMICTFFDAFNVPVFWPILVMYFIMLFCITMKRQIKHMIKYRYLPFTHGKRTYREET; encoded by the exons ATGCCAGAAGGAGACAGTGCCGGTGAATCCATCCATGGGAAACCATCAGCGATCGGAAACTTCTTTAAACGGCTCGGGCAG ATTTATCAGTCATGGTTGGACAAGTCAACGCCATTCTCCGCAGTCCGATGGGCGGCCACTCTTATTCTTACGGCCATATATATGATCAGAGTATATATACTACAG gGGTGGTACATAGTCACATATGCTCTTGGGATCTACCACCTAAACCTCTTCATTGCTTTCCTCTCACCAAAAGTGGATCCCTCATTGCTTGATGATCCCG ATGAGGGTCCAGCACTACCAACAAAACAGAATGAAGAGTTCCGGCCGTTCATCAGGAGGTTGCCAGAATTCAAATTCTG GCATTCAGCGACGAAGGGCATCGTCATCGCTATGATTTGCACATTCTTCGACGCCTTCAACGTGCCAGTGTTCTGGCCCATCCTCGTAATGTATTTCATCATGCTGTTCTGCATCACCATGAAACGGCAGATCAAG CACATGATCAAGTATAGATACCTGCCCTTCACACATGGGAAGAGGACTTACAGAG
- the rer1 gene encoding protein RER1 isoform X1: MPEGDSAGESIHGKPSAIGNFFKRLGQIYQSWLDKSTPFSAVRWAATLILTAIYMIRVYILQGWYIVTYALGIYHLNLFIAFLSPKVDPSLLDDPDEGPALPTKQNEEFRPFIRRLPEFKFWHSATKGIVIAMICTFFDAFNVPVFWPILVMYFIMLFCITMKRQIKHMIKYRYLPFTHGKRTYRGKEDTGKTFAS, encoded by the exons ATGCCAGAAGGAGACAGTGCCGGTGAATCCATCCATGGGAAACCATCAGCGATCGGAAACTTCTTTAAACGGCTCGGGCAG ATTTATCAGTCATGGTTGGACAAGTCAACGCCATTCTCCGCAGTCCGATGGGCGGCCACTCTTATTCTTACGGCCATATATATGATCAGAGTATATATACTACAG gGGTGGTACATAGTCACATATGCTCTTGGGATCTACCACCTAAACCTCTTCATTGCTTTCCTCTCACCAAAAGTGGATCCCTCATTGCTTGATGATCCCG ATGAGGGTCCAGCACTACCAACAAAACAGAATGAAGAGTTCCGGCCGTTCATCAGGAGGTTGCCAGAATTCAAATTCTG GCATTCAGCGACGAAGGGCATCGTCATCGCTATGATTTGCACATTCTTCGACGCCTTCAACGTGCCAGTGTTCTGGCCCATCCTCGTAATGTATTTCATCATGCTGTTCTGCATCACCATGAAACGGCAGATCAAG CACATGATCAAGTATAGATACCTGCCCTTCACACATGGGAAGAGGACTTACAGAGGCAAGGAAGACACAG